TAAACCTTATGAGGTTAAAGAAAGGTTAATGCATTTTATGAGTAATTAGAGGTGAAGGATAAATGAATCGTATTAAGAGAAATATTTTATTAAATCCAGGTCCGGCAACTACAACAGATAGCGTTAAATTGGCACAAGTTGTACCAGATATTTGCCCTCGTGAAGTTGAATTTGGCCAGCTTATGAATTCTGTATCCACAGATTTAACTCAATTTGTTGCTGACACTGCTGAATATACTACTGTTTTATTTAGTGGATCTGGTACCTCTGCCGTAGAAGCTATTTTATGTTCTAGTGTGTCTCAAGAAGATACCCTTTTCATTATTAATAATGGTGCATATGGTGAACGGATGGTTAAAATTGCAAAAACGTATAAATTAAATTATGTAGAGTTTACTAGTTTGCCTTATGAACCGTTAGACTTAGAACTCTTAGAGCGAAGGATTCAAAATTGCTCAAATAAAATTAGCCATCTCGCAGTCGTGCATCATGAAACGACAACAGGTTTATTAAACAATGTGAAATTCATTGGTGACATTTGTAATAAATATGATATTGATCTCATCGTTGATGCGATGAGCACTTATGCAGCAATTCCTATTCAGATGGATGAAATGAATATATCTTATTTGGCTGCTAGCTCAAACAAAAATCTTCAAGGAATGGCTGGCATTTCGTTTGTTGTAGCTAAAGTAAGTAAATTAGAAAAGTTAGAAAATGCGGATATTCCGAGCTATTATTTGAATTTATATGAACAATATAAATATTTCTCCAAAAACAATCAAATGCGTTTTACACCACCAGTTCAAACGATGTATGCACTAAATCAGGCGATTATAGAATTAAAAGAAGAGGGCATTTCTGATCGATATGCTAGATACACCCGTTCATGGGATAGATTAATTAGAGGAATAAGCCGTCTAGGGTTATCATACTTAGTCCCAGAAGCTCACCATTCCAAAATCATTACTGCAATAAATGAACCAGATTATTCTGACTACAACTTCCAAAATATGCATCAATATTTCTACAAACATAATATCATGATTTATCCAGGCAAATTAAATGAATTTAAAACGTTTAGAATTGCCAATATTGGTGCAATTACTTATAAGGATATAGATATTTTTTTAGAATTGTTAGAACATTATCTCGCAAATATTTCTTTGATTAAATATGAACTCTGAAATGAAATTAAAACTTATGATTCTCATGGAAATCACTCAAAATTAGACTTATTACCATGTTAAGCAGTCCATACCATTTTAAATCACCTGCATAAAATAATGTATATGTATTTGGAGGTGATTACAATCTCAAAAGATAGATTTATTGCGAGTAAATGGGAGAAGACAGTTGTATTACAACAAAATCGTACATTAAGTAAATTTGTTCCTGAGACTGAAAAATTAAACTCTAAAAAACTTCAAAATATGCTAAATAAACATAAAATGGTATATGTTAAACCAGTTATAGGTACCGGTGGAGTTGGTATCATGAAAATAAATAAATTAACTAATATAGATGGAATACGATACAAACTCCAAAAAACTACAAATATACAAAGATTTGATACCTTTGATGAATTATACAAATCACTACAAAAACATATAAAGAATAAAGATTATATCATTCAAAAAGGAATAGCGTTGCTTAAATATAAAAAAAGATTAATGGATCTTCGCATTATGGTTCAGAAAAATTTAAATAATAAATGGGAAGTGACGGGATCTGCGGCAAGAATAGCTCCAAAAAATAAAATAGTCACAAATGTTAGCAGTGGGGGCATCACAGTTGATTTTAACACGATGTTGGAACATTTTTATGAAGATGAAACAGAGCAAAAGGAATTTTTGGAATATTTACATCAGTTGTGTTTAGAAATCGTTAAGCAATTACAGAAATATAATCCTAACCTAAAAGAAATTGGAGTGGATATCGGGCTCGATAAGAAAATGCACCCTTGGATATTAGAGGTAAATACAAAACCTGATCCACGTGTATTTTTTAGAGATAGTAAAACAATTGAAAAAGTTGTTCGATATGGAAGTGCGTATGGAAGACAGTATAATCTAAAGCCTAAGTTCAAACATGAAGAAAAGTACGCCAAAAAATTAGGTAAATTATGATTCTCACAACTTTTACAAAAGTTGTGTTTTTTTATAACTTAGGAATTTATAAAATTTCAAATTATAAGTTTCAAAAACTACCTCCAAATAAAACTCGATGATTGGCAAGTCTAGACGAAGGCAGAATCGTTAGTTGCCCTTATCGGCTACCTCCATGAGAGACTCCGATTGGAGTTTTTGTTCTTACTGAGGGAAGAATTTATTAAAATATGTTGCATATTTTCCCTAAAAAGTGCTATGATAATCTATATACATAAGTTTTCTAGGTAGGTGAGAAAATGTTCAATAGAGAATTAGTAAAGGGAAGCACTTCATTAGTTGTACTACAATTGTTAAACGAGAGGGATATGTATGGTTATGAACTAGCTAAAGAATTTGGACGCCGAAGCGAGCAGCTTTTGCAAGTAAAAGAAGGTACCTTATACCCTGCTTTGCATAAACTGGAGAAACAAGCATACATCGAATGTTATTGGCAGGAACAAGAAAAAGGACCAGCCCGTAAATATTACAGAATTACTGAAGAAGGCAAGGAAATGCTGCTCGAGAAAACTTCAGAATGGGAAAAGTTCGTCAATGTAATGAATAAAGTATTAAGTGAGACAAAACATGACTTATCATAAAGTAAAAAAGCTGTATTTAGAACAGCTGGGTAATGAACTTAAAAAACATACTGAG
The window above is part of the Chengkuizengella sp. SCS-71B genome. Proteins encoded here:
- a CDS encoding YheC/YheD family protein yields the protein MYLEVITISKDRFIASKWEKTVVLQQNRTLSKFVPETEKLNSKKLQNMLNKHKMVYVKPVIGTGGVGIMKINKLTNIDGIRYKLQKTTNIQRFDTFDELYKSLQKHIKNKDYIIQKGIALLKYKKRLMDLRIMVQKNLNNKWEVTGSAARIAPKNKIVTNVSSGGITVDFNTMLEHFYEDETEQKEFLEYLHQLCLEIVKQLQKYNPNLKEIGVDIGLDKKMHPWILEVNTKPDPRVFFRDSKTIEKVVRYGSAYGRQYNLKPKFKHEEKYAKKLGKL
- a CDS encoding PadR family transcriptional regulator; this encodes MFNRELVKGSTSLVVLQLLNERDMYGYELAKEFGRRSEQLLQVKEGTLYPALHKLEKQAYIECYWQEQEKGPARKYYRITEEGKEMLLEKTSEWEKFVNVMNKVLSETKHDLS
- a CDS encoding 2-aminoethylphosphonate aminotransferase produces the protein MNRIKRNILLNPGPATTTDSVKLAQVVPDICPREVEFGQLMNSVSTDLTQFVADTAEYTTVLFSGSGTSAVEAILCSSVSQEDTLFIINNGAYGERMVKIAKTYKLNYVEFTSLPYEPLDLELLERRIQNCSNKISHLAVVHHETTTGLLNNVKFIGDICNKYDIDLIVDAMSTYAAIPIQMDEMNISYLAASSNKNLQGMAGISFVVAKVSKLEKLENADIPSYYLNLYEQYKYFSKNNQMRFTPPVQTMYALNQAIIELKEEGISDRYARYTRSWDRLIRGISRLGLSYLVPEAHHSKIITAINEPDYSDYNFQNMHQYFYKHNIMIYPGKLNEFKTFRIANIGAITYKDIDIFLELLEHYLANISLIKYEL